Genomic window (Thermococcus sp.):
CTAGGCCGTAAATGTAACCGAGCAGGAACTCCACAACATCCCCCACCGTGGCCGTCGGGTCCTCAGGCTCGCGAACCTCATAGGCCGTGAAGATTACCAGGACCAGCAGGCTCCAACCCAACAGGAACGCACTGAAAAAACCGAGAACCGCATGGAAAAGGGAATTCCGATCGTCAAAAAGGTAAACTCTCGCCATAAGCATCACCCAAAATGCCTCGTCCGCCTGATCACCAGCTCCCTCTTAATAATCCGCGTCTTGTTCGGCGGGATAAACTCAATCAAATCATGCTCCCTCAACCTATCATTCAACTCCGAGAACCCGGGAACCATACGGTTCAGGTAGACAATGTCATTCGGCACGTAGTGCTGGAAAATAAAATGCCTCTGCGCCTGCCTAAAAAGCAACTTCGGAAAGTCCGCGATGGACTGAGTTATGGCCACAGTGTAAAGCCTCCCGTCACGGCCTTCTCGGAAGAGCTGTTCCAACTCCTTCCCCGGCCTCCTCGAAGAAGGATTATAACGATGCGCCTCCTCCACCACGATAACCCTGTCCCTGTCCCTCCTGAAGATCTCGTCCAGCAGAGGCTTGTAGTACTGCTCGACCAGGCCTTCCACACCAATCCTGTTGATAGTCCCCCTCGTCGGAACCACCAGCACCTGGTCAAAGTCGAGGAGCTTACGCCAATTATACCGCTTCCCCACCATTATCTTGAGCAGCTTAACACCCTTCAACTGCACCAGGCCGAGGTGATTCTTCACCTTCGTGTCCAGAACGATAAACCTCCGGTTCCGTTCCCACGCCTGCTCCACCAGCCATCCCGCAAAGTAACTCTTCCCGCTCCCAGTATTCCCGTAGATTAAATCAATGCTCCACGGCGGAATATCAACGTCCAGAATCGCCAAGGTATCACCTCCAGAAAAAGAGATTAAGAGCCGAGGTTCTTCCGAATCTTCGCCAGAAGCTCACTCTCAGGTTCCTCAGGCTCCTTCGGTTTGGCGCTCTCACGCAAAACCTCCATCTCAGTCTTCACCGGCCTTTCTTCTTTCCTGGTCTCGCTCGAAACTTCCTTCGCCGAGGTCCTAGACGAGGAAACCTTCGACTCCTGGCCTTTCCCGCCAGCCTTGGCCTTCTTCACCGCACTCTTATACATCCACGTCAGGAACAGCAGGGACCCAGCACCGACCAGCAGGCCGAACTTCCCGCTTACCTGCAGAACCTGACCCTCAACCTTCTCCATGTACCAGAGACCGGAGTTAAGGCTCGGCCTTCCAATCTCCCACCAGATGGAGAAGTCCACATCAACCCCTGCTTCTTTCGCCTTCCTCTCCAGCGTCCTCACGTAGTAGTTGGCTAAAACCGTAAGCTGGTGGTCCTTCTCGGCGAACTCATCCAACCTCGCGTTAAACTCCTCCTCGCTCATCAGGCCAGGACGCTCGGCAACCTCCTCGACCTCG
Coding sequences:
- a CDS encoding ATPase → MAILDVDIPPWSIDLIYGNTGSGKSYFAGWLVEQAWERNRRFIVLDTKVKNHLGLVQLKGVKLLKIMVGKRYNWRKLLDFDQVLVVPTRGTINRIGVEGLVEQYYKPLLDEIFRRDRDRVIVVEEAHRYNPSSRRPGKELEQLFREGRDGRLYTVAITQSIADFPKLLFRQAQRHFIFQHYVPNDIVYLNRMVPGFSELNDRLREHDLIEFIPPNKTRIIKRELVIRRTRHFG